From Rhodanobacteraceae bacterium, the proteins below share one genomic window:
- a CDS encoding 3-hydroxyanthranilate 3,4-dioxygenase produces MSLTPPFNLQRWIDEHRHLLKPPVGNKCIVDGDFIIMIVGGPNARTDYHWDEGPEFFHQLEGEMVLRVQDEGQRRDIPIRAGEIFYLPARTPHSPQRMKDSIGLVIERRRLLHEKDGLLWFCENCNRKLYEEYFILDSIEKDFPPVFERYYGSVEARTCEACGHVDQPPAK; encoded by the coding sequence ATGTCCCTGACACCGCCCTTCAACCTGCAACGCTGGATCGACGAACACCGGCACCTGCTGAAGCCGCCGGTGGGCAACAAGTGCATCGTCGATGGCGACTTCATCATCATGATCGTGGGCGGCCCAAACGCGCGCACCGATTACCACTGGGACGAAGGCCCGGAGTTCTTCCATCAACTGGAAGGCGAGATGGTGTTGCGCGTGCAGGACGAGGGACAGCGCCGCGACATTCCGATCCGCGCCGGCGAGATTTTCTACTTGCCCGCGCGCACGCCGCATTCACCGCAGCGGATGAAGGATTCGATCGGCCTGGTGATCGAACGCCGCCGCCTGTTGCACGAGAAGGACGGCCTGTTGTGGTTCTGCGAGAACTGCAACCGCAAACTCTACGAGGAGTACTTCATCCTCGACAGCATCGAAAAGGATTTCCCGCCGGTGTTCGAACGCTACTACGGCTCGGTGGAAGCGCGCACCTGCGAGGCGTGCGGACACGTCGACCAGCCGCCGGCGAAATAG
- a CDS encoding Polyribonucleotide nucleotidyltransferase produces MAKVTKTFQYGQHAVTIETGEIARQASGAVMVSMGGTVVLVAAVAAQKAREGQDFFPLTVDYQEKFYSAGRIPGGFFKREGRPTEKETLTSRLIDRPIRPLFPEAFKNEVQIVATVVSLNPEVDGDVPALLGASAALTLAGIPFKGPIGAARVGYVGGKYVLNPSATELKTSDLDLVVAGTANAVLMVESEAKLLSEDVMLGAVTFGHKEMQAAIRAIAELATEVGKPSWNWQAPERDAQLVAAVRGEVGDKLAQAFQIKDKLQRRDAVAALKSDVKEALKAQAEEKGWPATDIVAEFEDLEYRTVRDSVLKTKQRIDGRGLEDIRPINVRVGVLPRTHGSALFTRGETQALVTVTLGTGRDAQIIDAPEGESKDTFLFHYNFPPYSVGECGRMGGPKRREIGHGRLAKRGVQAVKPSMEEFPYVIRCVSEITESNGSSSMASVCGSSLAMMDAGVPLKAPVAGIAMGLVKEGNDYVVLSDIMGDEDHLGDMDFKVAGTAEGVSALQMDIKIDGITEEIMRTALAQAHKGRMHILGEMAKAISTPRGEMSEYAPRLLTIKIHPDKIREVIGKGGATIRSITEETGTTIDISDDGTVVIASVNREAADNAKHRIEQIVADVEPGRIYEGKVVKLMDFGAFVTILPGKDGLVHVSQISNERVEKVSDKLKEGDVVKVKVLEVDKQGRIRLSMKAVTEEEAAHA; encoded by the coding sequence GTGGCAAAAGTAACCAAGACCTTCCAGTACGGACAGCACGCCGTCACCATCGAAACCGGCGAGATCGCGCGCCAGGCGTCCGGCGCGGTGATGGTGTCGATGGGCGGCACCGTGGTGCTGGTGGCGGCGGTCGCCGCGCAGAAAGCGCGCGAAGGGCAGGATTTCTTCCCGCTCACCGTCGATTACCAGGAAAAGTTCTACTCCGCCGGCCGCATTCCCGGCGGCTTCTTCAAGCGTGAAGGCCGCCCGACCGAAAAGGAAACGCTCACCTCGCGCCTGATCGATCGCCCGATCCGCCCGCTGTTCCCCGAAGCCTTCAAGAACGAGGTGCAGATCGTCGCGACCGTCGTCTCGTTGAACCCGGAAGTGGACGGCGACGTCCCGGCGCTCTTGGGCGCCTCGGCCGCGCTGACGCTGGCCGGCATCCCGTTCAAGGGTCCGATCGGCGCCGCGCGCGTCGGCTACGTCGGCGGCAAGTACGTGCTGAACCCGAGCGCGACCGAACTGAAAACGTCCGACCTCGACCTCGTGGTCGCTGGCACCGCCAACGCGGTGCTGATGGTAGAATCCGAAGCCAAGCTGCTCTCCGAAGACGTGATGCTGGGCGCGGTGACGTTCGGCCACAAGGAAATGCAGGCCGCGATCCGCGCGATCGCCGAGCTCGCCACCGAAGTCGGCAAGCCGTCGTGGAACTGGCAGGCACCTGAGCGCGACGCGCAACTCGTCGCCGCGGTGCGCGGCGAAGTCGGCGACAAGCTGGCCCAAGCGTTCCAGATCAAGGACAAGCTGCAGCGCCGCGACGCGGTGGCCGCATTGAAGTCCGATGTGAAGGAAGCCCTGAAGGCGCAGGCCGAAGAGAAGGGCTGGCCGGCCACCGACATCGTCGCCGAATTCGAGGATCTCGAATACCGTACCGTGCGCGACAGCGTGCTCAAGACGAAGCAGCGCATCGACGGCCGCGGCCTCGAGGACATCCGTCCGATCAACGTGCGCGTCGGCGTGTTGCCGCGTACCCACGGCTCGGCGCTGTTCACCCGCGGCGAAACACAGGCGCTGGTCACCGTGACGCTCGGCACCGGCCGCGACGCGCAGATCATCGACGCGCCGGAAGGCGAGTCCAAGGACACCTTCCTGTTCCACTACAACTTCCCGCCGTACTCGGTGGGCGAGTGCGGCCGCATGGGCGGCCCGAAGCGCCGCGAAATCGGCCACGGCCGCCTCGCCAAGCGCGGCGTGCAGGCGGTCAAGCCGTCGATGGAAGAATTCCCGTACGTGATCCGCTGCGTCAGCGAGATCACCGAATCCAACGGCTCCTCGTCGATGGCCTCGGTGTGCGGCTCTTCACTCGCGATGATGGACGCGGGCGTGCCGCTGAAGGCGCCGGTCGCGGGCATCGCGATGGGCCTCGTGAAGGAAGGCAACGACTACGTGGTGCTGTCCGACATCATGGGCGACGAGGACCACCTCGGTGACATGGATTTCAAGGTGGCCGGTACCGCCGAAGGCGTGTCCGCGCTGCAGATGGACATCAAGATCGACGGCATCACCGAGGAAATCATGCGCACCGCGCTGGCGCAGGCGCACAAGGGCCGCATGCACATCCTTGGCGAAATGGCCAAGGCCATCTCCACGCCGCGTGGCGAAATGAGCGAATACGCACCGCGCCTGCTCACCATCAAGATCCATCCGGATAAGATCCGTGAAGTGATCGGCAAGGGCGGCGCGACCATCCGCTCGATCACCGAGGAAACCGGCACCACCATAGACATTTCCGACGACGGCACCGTGGTGATCGCGTCGGTCAACCGCGAAGCGGCCGACAACGCCAAGCACCGCATCGAGCAGATCGTGGCCGACGTCGAACCCGGCCGCATCTACGAAGGCAAGGTCGTGAAGCTGATGGACTTCGGCGCGTTCGTGACCATCCTGCCCGGCAAGGACGGCCTGGTGCACGTCTCGCAGATTTCCAACGAGCGCGTCGAAAAGGTTTCCGACAAGCTGAAGGAAGGCGACGTGGTCAAGGTCAAGGTGCTGGAAGTCGACAAGCAGGGCCGCATCCGCCTGTCGATGAAGGCCGTGACGGAAGAAGAAGCCGCGCACGCCTGA
- a CDS encoding Previously called glutamate synthase [NADPH] small chain — MQPTDIRNPQYFHKVVDCQWACPAHTRVPEYIRLIAAGRYDDAYLLNWDSNVFPGILGRTCDRPCEPACRRGRVEESSGEKPEPVAICRLKRVAADNRSEGVEARMRSRLPERIPGAEKFRIACVGAGPASLALARDLAPLGYRVTVFEADAKGGGFMRTQVPRFRLPEHVIDEEVGYILDLGVELVGNRRIDSLRRLLDENFDAVFIGCGAPRGRDLHIPGRDENADKIHVGIEWLASVYFGHIKKVGKRVLVLGGGNTAMDCCRSARRLGGDDVKVIVRSGYEEMKASPWEKEDAEHEGVEILNWLNPKSFVHENGKLTGMWFTPMREEHDANGKRKLLPTGEPDRFFECDEVLIAVGQENAFPWIERDLGMEFDEWGMPKLDKLTMQSTIPKVFFGGDAAFGPKNIIWAVEHGHQAAASVHNFLQGQDVRKRPPPLTNLVSQKMGIHEWSYDNDISPDERYVVPWAPKEKTLKNIRQEVELGFDVQTAWKEAQRCLNCDVQTVFTKDVCIECDACVDVCPMDCITFTANGDEADLRTRLTAPAENTEQDLYVSEPVKTGRVMVKDEDVCLHCGLCAERCPTGAWDMRRFLFAESYAGRGEDYSANPVRKKVAA; from the coding sequence ATGCAGCCGACCGATATCCGCAACCCGCAATACTTCCACAAGGTGGTGGACTGCCAGTGGGCGTGCCCTGCGCACACGCGGGTTCCCGAATACATCCGCCTGATCGCCGCTGGCCGCTACGACGACGCGTACCTGCTGAACTGGGACTCCAACGTGTTTCCCGGCATCCTGGGCCGCACCTGCGATCGTCCGTGCGAGCCCGCGTGCCGGCGCGGACGCGTCGAGGAATCGAGCGGCGAGAAACCGGAACCCGTCGCGATTTGCCGATTGAAACGCGTCGCCGCCGACAACCGCAGCGAGGGCGTCGAAGCGCGGATGCGTTCGCGCTTGCCGGAACGCATTCCGGGCGCCGAGAAATTCCGTATCGCATGCGTGGGCGCCGGGCCGGCTTCGCTCGCACTCGCGCGCGATCTTGCGCCGCTCGGTTATCGCGTCACGGTTTTCGAAGCCGACGCGAAGGGCGGCGGCTTCATGCGCACGCAGGTGCCGCGGTTTCGCCTGCCCGAACATGTGATCGACGAGGAGGTCGGTTACATCCTCGACCTTGGCGTGGAACTGGTTGGCAACCGTCGCATCGATTCACTGCGTCGGTTGCTGGATGAAAACTTCGACGCGGTCTTCATCGGCTGCGGCGCGCCGCGTGGCCGCGACCTGCACATTCCGGGACGCGACGAGAACGCCGACAAGATCCACGTCGGCATCGAATGGCTGGCGTCCGTCTATTTCGGGCACATCAAGAAGGTCGGCAAGCGCGTGCTGGTGCTGGGCGGCGGCAACACCGCGATGGATTGCTGCCGCAGCGCGCGGCGTCTAGGCGGCGATGACGTCAAGGTGATCGTGCGTTCCGGCTACGAGGAAATGAAGGCCAGCCCGTGGGAGAAGGAAGACGCCGAGCACGAGGGCGTCGAAATCCTCAACTGGCTGAACCCGAAGTCGTTCGTGCACGAGAACGGCAAGTTGACGGGCATGTGGTTCACGCCGATGCGCGAAGAACACGACGCCAACGGCAAGCGCAAGCTGCTGCCGACCGGCGAGCCGGATCGCTTCTTCGAGTGCGACGAAGTGCTGATCGCGGTGGGCCAGGAAAACGCCTTCCCGTGGATCGAGCGCGACCTCGGCATGGAATTCGACGAATGGGGCATGCCGAAGCTCGACAAGCTCACGATGCAGTCCACGATTCCGAAGGTATTCTTCGGCGGCGATGCGGCGTTCGGTCCCAAGAACATCATCTGGGCGGTCGAACACGGCCACCAAGCCGCGGCGTCGGTCCACAACTTCCTGCAAGGCCAGGACGTGCGCAAGCGCCCGCCGCCGTTGACCAACCTCGTCTCGCAGAAGATGGGCATCCACGAGTGGAGTTACGACAACGACATCTCACCGGACGAGCGTTACGTCGTGCCGTGGGCGCCCAAGGAAAAGACGCTCAAGAACATCAGGCAGGAAGTCGAACTGGGCTTCGACGTGCAGACCGCGTGGAAGGAAGCGCAGCGTTGCCTGAATTGCGATGTGCAGACGGTGTTCACCAAGGACGTCTGCATCGAGTGCGACGCCTGCGTCGATGTTTGCCCGATGGATTGCATCACCTTCACCGCCAATGGCGATGAAGCCGACCTGCGCACGCGGCTGACCGCGCCGGCGGAGAACACGGAACAGGATTTGTACGTGTCGGAACCCGTCAAGACCGGCCGCGTGATGGTGAAGGACGAGGACGTCTGCCTGCACTGCGGCCTGTGCGCCGAACGCTGCCCGACCGGCGCGTGGGACATGCGGCGGTTCCTGTTCGCGGAATCGTATGCGGGACGCGGTGAGGATTATTCGGCGAATCCCGTGCGCAAGAAGGTGGCGGCGTGA
- a CDS encoding DNA topoisomerase IV subunit B, producing MAASTRYNAADIEVLSGLEPVRRRPGMYTDTTRPNHLVQEVVDNSVDEALAGHASLIDVTVHKDGSVTVIDDGRGMPVDIHPDEGVPGVELILTRLHAGAKFSDRNYTFSGGLHGVGVSVVNALSSFLEVLIRREGTEYRMRFKDGEPVGKLETLGEVPKRRTGTTLRFLPDPKYFDSPKVSLPKLKHLLRAKAVLCAGLTVTLLDEASGERDEWHYEDGLAEYLKSELGGAICLPPELFVHHAQREDGGLDAAFAWVPDGELVQESYVNLIPTIQGGTHVNGLRSGLTNAVREFCDLRNLLPRGVKLAPEDVWERVAFVLSVKMRDPQFAGQTKERLSSRDAASSTENAIHDAFSLWLNQHVAAGEAIAQLAIEHAAARMKAAKQVVRKKITQGPALPGKLADCASSDPDRTELFLVEGDSAGGSAKQARDKDYQAILPLRGKILNTWEVESGAVLASEEVHNLAIAIGCDPGKDDLTGLRYGKIIILADADSDGLHIATLLSALFLRHFPALVREGHVYVAMPPLFRVDVGKQVFYCLDESERDALLKRIEREKMKGAVSVTRFKGLGEMNPAQLRESTIDPDTRRLVQLTVDDGAATSQLMDMLLAKKRASDRRSWLEEKGDLASLEV from the coding sequence ATGGCTGCTTCCACCCGCTACAACGCCGCCGACATCGAAGTGCTGTCGGGCCTCGAACCGGTGCGCCGCCGCCCCGGCATGTACACCGACACCACGCGGCCCAACCACCTGGTCCAGGAAGTGGTCGACAATTCGGTGGACGAGGCGCTGGCAGGGCACGCATCGCTGATCGACGTCACCGTGCACAAGGACGGTTCGGTGACGGTGATCGACGACGGCCGCGGCATGCCGGTGGACATCCATCCCGACGAAGGCGTGCCGGGCGTGGAACTGATCCTCACGCGGTTGCACGCGGGCGCGAAATTCTCCGACCGCAACTACACCTTCTCCGGCGGACTGCACGGTGTCGGCGTGTCGGTGGTGAACGCGTTGTCGTCGTTCCTCGAAGTGCTGATCCGCCGCGAAGGCACCGAATACCGGATGCGTTTCAAGGACGGCGAGCCGGTCGGCAAACTGGAAACGCTGGGCGAAGTGCCGAAGCGCCGCACAGGCACCACGCTGCGCTTCCTGCCCGATCCCAAGTATTTCGATTCGCCGAAAGTCTCGCTGCCGAAACTGAAACACTTGTTGCGCGCGAAAGCCGTGCTGTGCGCGGGCCTGACGGTGACGCTGCTGGACGAAGCCAGCGGCGAACGCGATGAATGGCATTACGAAGACGGCTTGGCCGAATACCTGAAATCCGAACTCGGCGGCGCGATCTGCCTGCCGCCGGAATTGTTCGTGCACCACGCGCAGCGCGAGGACGGCGGCCTTGACGCGGCGTTCGCGTGGGTGCCCGACGGCGAGCTGGTGCAAGAGAGCTACGTCAATCTGATTCCGACGATCCAGGGCGGTACGCACGTCAACGGCTTGCGATCCGGATTGACCAACGCGGTGCGCGAGTTCTGCGATTTGCGGAATCTCTTGCCGCGTGGCGTGAAGCTGGCGCCCGAAGACGTGTGGGAGCGGGTGGCATTCGTGTTGAGCGTGAAGATGCGCGACCCGCAATTCGCGGGCCAGACCAAGGAACGCCTGTCTTCGCGCGACGCCGCCAGCTCCACCGAGAACGCGATCCACGATGCGTTCTCGCTGTGGCTGAACCAGCACGTCGCCGCGGGCGAAGCGATCGCGCAACTCGCGATCGAGCACGCCGCCGCGCGCATGAAGGCGGCCAAGCAAGTCGTGCGCAAGAAGATCACGCAAGGCCCGGCGCTGCCCGGCAAGCTGGCCGATTGCGCATCCAGTGATCCCGATCGCACTGAATTGTTCCTGGTCGAAGGCGATTCGGCCGGCGGTTCGGCCAAGCAGGCGCGCGACAAGGATTACCAGGCGATCCTGCCGCTGCGCGGGAAAATATTGAACACGTGGGAGGTGGAATCCGGCGCCGTGCTGGCGTCGGAGGAAGTGCACAACCTTGCGATCGCGATTGGCTGCGATCCCGGCAAGGACGATCTGACTGGCCTGCGCTACGGCAAGATCATCATCCTCGCCGACGCCGACTCCGACGGCTTGCACATCGCCACCTTGTTGTCCGCGCTGTTCCTGCGCCACTTCCCGGCGCTGGTGCGCGAAGGCCACGTGTATGTCGCGATGCCGCCGCTGTTCCGCGTGGACGTGGGCAAGCAGGTGTTCTATTGCCTCGACGAATCCGAACGCGACGCGCTGCTGAAGCGCATCGAGCGCGAAAAGATGAAAGGTGCCGTGTCCGTCACGCGTTTCAAGGGCCTGGGCGAAATGAATCCGGCGCAGTTGCGCGAATCGACCATCGACCCCGACACCCGGCGGCTGGTGCAACTGACCGTCGACGACGGTGCGGCGACTTCGCAATTGATGGACATGCTGCTGGCCAAGAAGCGCGCGTCCGACCGCCGTTCATGGCTGGAAGAGAAAGGCGATCTCGCGTCGCTGGAAGTGTGA
- a CDS encoding SSU ribosomal protein S15p (S13e): MPLSTEQTSKIIEDYRRAPTDTGSPEVQIALLSARIQQLSDHFEAHKKDHHSRRGLLKMVNHRRRLLGYLKDKDAERYQALIGRLGLRR, translated from the coding sequence ATGCCGCTTTCCACCGAACAAACCAGCAAGATCATCGAGGATTACCGCCGCGCGCCGACCGACACCGGTTCGCCGGAGGTGCAGATCGCGCTGCTGTCCGCGCGCATCCAGCAGTTGTCCGACCATTTCGAGGCGCACAAGAAGGACCATCACTCGCGCCGTGGCCTCCTGAAGATGGTCAACCATCGCCGCCGCCTGCTCGGCTACCTGAAAGACAAGGACGCCGAGCGCTATCAGGCGCTGATCGGCCGTCTCGGCCTGCGCCGCTGA